The Aythya fuligula isolate bAytFul2 chromosome 1, bAytFul2.pri, whole genome shotgun sequence nucleotide sequence gcccagcaggcagaggaacaCGTGTCCTTGGCTGTTGTGTAAGCCCGAGTGGATTAGATTTAGAAAGCCTCTGGGCAGATGTCAGCCACTGCAGAAATTGCACCCAAGCTGTGCCACCAACACCGGCTCCTGCGCAGGAGAGGCAACCTGGCGGGGAGGGGCTACGTGGCAGAAGTAACAAGAGAGGGGGGAGAAATCACCCGCCACGATTTGTCTCTAGCTACTGCCTCGTTATTTGACTTTGAACCTCAGTAGCGGGACTCTTCCAAGCCTTGCCTCCCACAACGCAGGGAGCCTGTGACAAACTTGACAGCATTATTGCAGGGCTCTGTTCGTTCTTCCACCTCCTCATACGGAGGCAGCAGATGAGCAGGCTCCTGTCCCCCCAGAAAGGATTGTATTTTGCAACTCGCAGCTGCCCTGAATGACAAGGCGGGATCTTGGCCCTTACCCACAGATAGAACCGAGATGAAACAAAACCTCACTCCTCCCTCTGTCAGAACAAACCACGACTAAGCAAACCCTCTGCGCTGTGCCCAAGAGCATTCTGCCTCCTCCATTTTAGTGTCTGCTTTCTTGCTTCATTTTCGTGTTCAGACTCTCTTGTAAAGATGAAGGAAGATCGAGTGCTCTACGTGAAATCCTGGACCAGCAGAGCTTCAGGTACAGAGCTCTTGTCCACCTGCTTTTCCTGTGCAGCTGCTGTCGTTGTGACatgcagcacccccagcagcctTCATTCGGTTACCAGAACACCTCAGTTCTGACTTGCcactctgctcctccagctctgtATTTCTATAACCCtcccctgcagagctgtttcAGACCTGAACCAGTCATGATAACATACAGGTAAGCCTAAGGTTATGAAAAATACCCATTAGAAATCAATACGAATtggtaaaaatacaaaaaaaacaaaaacaaaaacaaaaaaactattttactGCTGACTTATCAAGCTAGGTGTTTTGGTTGCACAGGTAAGTCAACAAAACCAAGAGCTCTTACAGCATTTCTAAATgcgggaggcagcagcagcatttctacCCACATGCAACATTTAGATACTAAGAAAGATTACGGTCTCCTCAGATCTGATGCCTAAATTCAGATGAGGGCTTGCCCCTGTCCTGACTTGAGCTGCAGACCTTTAGAGAAAATAGGTGggtgctgcagaaaatgaaagcagcgACTCAGTCAGCTGAGCGTGTTTCTCTAAATCAATCAGAACCATTCTCAGCGTGTTCTCTGTCAACATTAGGGTGTGCTGGAGACTGTGTTTGCAGAGGACCCAACCCATAAACCAAACAACCCTCAGGAGATAATCTCTATCAGGTCCATATTCTGGCATACTGCAACTGTAGGCATCCTGTTCGGGCTTCTCCCTACCTCATTTGCAGTTCTTTGTGACCTGCACTCCCTGAGATGGATAGATGGATATTAACAAATACCTACGGGGGTGAACAGCTGCCTCATTCCACGCGCACAGCGGCTATCTTGCAGGACAAGAGGATTAAACAGCACTGATTATAGAAATAAGGGATTGTTACACCACAAAGTGTTGGCAGAAAAAGAGATGATTACAATGCAGACActgcagacaagaaaaaaaaaaaaagtcatatccCACTGAAGTTACACAAGAAAATGTAACTTGCAGAAGACAATTAGTGGAGCAAGGACAGGGGCACTAAGATCTCTCCTTACTTGTAATCCAAAGGAAAACAGGGTGGTGATTTCAGCTGCATAACAGTACCGTACATGACTTGGTCTGTAGCTGACAGACTCTTcgtgaggagctgctgctgcccctgcctttGCAGTGTCTGAAATACTTCTGACCCTAATAAAACCCAGGCTGAGGGATCCAGTAAGATAACACCTGAACAGGGTAACAAGCAGCGCGTGGAGGAAGTGAACTCTTTGGGTTGCAGAGAGTCAGGGCACTGCTTGCTATCTCAAAATCCTTTACAATCACTGGGAACTAAcaacaggggaagaaaagtaCAAGGTAATGAAAAGCAGCGCTGATTCTGGGAGTGGAAGCCAAGTGTCCAACGTCCCAACACTAATCTCCCTAGCTCGAAGTCCCTTTAAAGATAAGCGTGGCTATTAAAGAAATACCATAACCCATTCAGCCGAGGGCTGGATGACAACGTACATCTTTTTCCTGGATGGTGCACTCCTTGCAGTAGTAGGCATCGGACACTCCTGGACCCCCGCAGATCACGCAGCGCCCTTGGTAGGAGCCGTAGTTGCACTCATCGCATATGCGCACGAGTGTGCAGGGCCGCACGTACGAGTCACAGATCACACACTTCCCATCACCTGAAAGTAAAACAGTCTTTGGTTACAGAACATCATTTTCTGCACCCCCACgcagaaaaaaagattcctAAACTTGCCTATACTCAAAGACAATATAATTGGACTatagaaatttattttacaggcaCAGGGTGCCACGTTAGATTTGCGCATGGACTTCAGAGGAACAAAGGCCTGCAATATctgagtggttttttttttttaattttgcatataCACATCCAGACAAGAAACCTAAGGACACGTCTTTTGTGATTAGTCAGCACCTGCTTAGCTCATACCCTTACTTTTACTctacaatttttctttgttttttcacttgtgGAAAAATGCCGGACTGACAGGCCTGGTGTCCTTACCTATGCTGCAGCAGTGTAATCTTCTCCCACAGAGCCACATCAACAAAAGTCTGGAGTTACCATCCTCAGAGAGATGGGATAAGAGATTGTACTTGTGGTCCTTTTAATCCTTCATCTGTGAGAAGGCCAAAGAAAGGGCAAACTGGCATAAACAGCCACTTCACAGAGTTGCTCTTGCTTTCTCACAAGGAACAGAGTGAAATTCAAGCACTCTTATCATCCAGGCAAAGAGCCATCAGATGCCATTGACAGTCTGCTGTGCTGGACCCAATCCAAAACACTGACCTAGAGATGAAAGGCTTCGTATCTTATTACCGGTTCCCAAGGCATCTAATCCTTCCTCCCACAAACAGCTCATCTAACCTGCTCATAAATCTCCATCCTGACAGCCCTCAGCTACTACCACCGGGAATCTGTTTAACTCCTGCACGTTTCTGAGAACAATTTTGTTACTTTGGACTGTTTCTCCTCACTTTGCGTGTTTTCACGCTAATTTGGAGTTCGGAACTAGTCATCTTTTACTCTGCCACTGCAAGGATCTAATGATTGCTCatattctttcttcccttctccagctgAGCACTGACACTTGACTCTATGTATTTATCTCTAGACACTTTTCTCCATCCATTTCTCATTCTCAAAGCGTGAAGTCAGATTCCAAAAAcgtgttctttttttcctccttggtaGCCATCAGGCTGATTGTTTTGCATTCCAGATTACAAGGACTCAATCACGAAGTCACTGTAGCTGCAGCCACTGAAAACGCTGGCAGCACATA carries:
- the PHF5A gene encoding PHD finger-like domain-containing protein 5A isoform X2 — protein: MWLCGRRLHCCSIGDGKCVICDSYVRPCTLVRICDECNYGSYQGRCVICGGPGVSDAYYCKECTIQEKDRDGCPKIVNLGSSKTDLFYERKKYGFKKR
- the PHF5A gene encoding PHD finger-like domain-containing protein 5A isoform X1 — encoded protein: MAKHHPDLIFCRKQAGVAIGRLCEKCDGKCVICDSYVRPCTLVRICDECNYGSYQGRCVICGGPGVSDAYYCKECTIQEKDRDGCPKIVNLGSSKTDLFYERKKYGFKKR